The DNA sequence GGCTCGGCCGCAGGTACTGCGTGATCGTGATGATGTCGGTGCCGGCGTCGTGGAGGTCGCGGAGGGCCTGGCTGATCTCCGCTCGTTCCTCTCCCATCCCGAGGATGAGGTTCGACTTGGTGATCAGCCCGGCCCGGCGGCCCTGCGTGATCACGTCCAGCGACCGCTCGTAGCGGAACGCCGGCCGGATGCGCTTGAAGATGCGCGGCACGGTCTCGACGTTGTGCGCGAACACCTCAGGCTTCGCGGAGAACACCTCGCCGAGGTACTCGGGGTTGCCGGAGAAGTCCGGCACCAGGATCTCCACGCCGGTGCCCGGGCTCTGCCGGTGGATCTCGCGGATGGTCTCCGCGTACAGCCACGAGCCTTCGTCAGGGAGGTCGTCGCGCGCGACGCCGGTCACGGTCGAGTAGCGCAGGCCCATCTTCGCCACGGACTCGCCGACGCGGCGCGGCTCGTCGCGGTCGAACTCGGCGGGCTTGCCGGTGTCGATCTGGCAGAAATCGCAGCGGCGGGTGCACTGCGAGCCGCCGATGAGGAACGTCGCCTCGCGGTCCTCCCAGCACTCGTAGATGTTCGGGCAGCCGGCCTCCTGGCAGACCGTGTGCAGCTCCTCGGACTTCACGAGGTTCTGGAGCTGGCGGTACTCGGGGCCCATCTTGGCCTTGGTCTTGATCCAGGCGGGCTTGCGCTCGATCGGGGTCTGGGCGTTGCGCACCTCCAGGCGGAGCATGCGGCGGCCCTGGGGTTCGGCGGTCTGGGGGCCGGCGGTCTGGGGTCCGGCGGTCTGGGGCGTGGCGGTCTCAGGCTCGGCGGTCTGGGATTCGGCGGTCATGCGGCGGCCTCCGTCGCGGTCGGGGCGGTCGGCTGTGCTGCGTGTGCAGCCGCGACCGGACTGGTGGCGGGGTCGGCCAACGCGCGGTCGAGCGCGGCCTGGATGAGTGGAGCGACGTCCTGCGGTGTGACGGTGCGACCGAGGACGCGGGAGATGGTGGTCACGCCGGCGTCGCGGATGCCGCACGCGACGATCGTGTCGTAGGGGTCGAGACTGTTGGAGCAGTTCAGGGCGAAGCCGTGCATGGTGACGCCCTCGGCGACGCGGATGCCGATGGCGGCGATCTTCTCGTCTGCGGGGCGTCCGTCCGCCGTCGTGCCATGGCCGGGCAGCCAGACGCCGGAGCGGCCCTCCACGCGCTCACCCGGCACGCCGAGCTCCACGAGCACGTCGATGAGGACGCCTTCGAGCCAGCGGACGTAGCCGACGACATCGATCGGCTCGGCCAGCCGGAGGATCGGATAGCCGACGAGCTGTCCCGGTCCGTGCCAGGTGATCTTGCCGCCGCGATCGACGTCGATCACGGGAGTGCCGTCGGTGGGGCGTTCGTCGGGGGAGGTGCGCTTGCCCGCGGTGAAGACGGAGGCGTGCTCGAGCAGGAGGACGGTGTCGGGCGTGCGTCCCGCAGCCACGGCGGCGTGGGTCGCACGCTGCGTGGTGAGGCCGTCGTCGTACGGGATGTGCTGCCCGCCGAGCCCGGAGAGATCGAAGATCGTCATAGAGGCATCCTAAATGGACTGAGTACAGAAAATGTCCAAACGGGCGTAGGGACCGCGTGGATCGGGCTGAAGTCCTGCACAGGTTCGGGGTGGGAGCGCGTTGTCCACGGATGTGCCCGTGGGGTCTCCGGGGATGGTCGCTCCGGCGTGTACTGGAGGCATGGTACGGAAGA is a window from the Leifsonia shinshuensis genome containing:
- the lipA gene encoding lipoyl synthase: MLRLEVRNAQTPIERKPAWIKTKAKMGPEYRQLQNLVKSEELHTVCQEAGCPNIYECWEDREATFLIGGSQCTRRCDFCQIDTGKPAEFDRDEPRRVGESVAKMGLRYSTVTGVARDDLPDEGSWLYAETIREIHRQSPGTGVEILVPDFSGNPEYLGEVFSAKPEVFAHNVETVPRIFKRIRPAFRYERSLDVITQGRRAGLITKSNLILGMGEERAEISQALRDLHDAGTDIITITQYLRPSPRHLPVARWVHPDEFVELKQEAEEIGFLGVLSGPLVRSSYRAGRLWAQSMQAKGREVPAELQHLADASAGFAQAVS
- the lipB gene encoding lipoyl(octanoyl) transferase LipB: MTIFDLSGLGGQHIPYDDGLTTQRATHAAVAAGRTPDTVLLLEHASVFTAGKRTSPDERPTDGTPVIDVDRGGKITWHGPGQLVGYPILRLAEPIDVVGYVRWLEGVLIDVLVELGVPGERVEGRSGVWLPGHGTTADGRPADEKIAAIGIRVAEGVTMHGFALNCSNSLDPYDTIVACGIRDAGVTTISRVLGRTVTPQDVAPLIQAALDRALADPATSPVAAAHAAQPTAPTATEAAA